In one Pempheris klunzingeri isolate RE-2024b chromosome 8, fPemKlu1.hap1, whole genome shotgun sequence genomic region, the following are encoded:
- the syt11b gene encoding synaptotagmin-11b yields MADMIELGPAYAMSPVLAGFLGAGVLVLVVVVLVLLWSFCQRRYLRITGRYKLHGDRYCDAEDPPYKFIHMLKGISIYPESLSSSKRIVRGIRRADRSDRDGERGCPPAAAGRGMVLVDAENNILDVPGQLQMSHLVPPAGSGPAHGQARLERALPVRADYCCLDSSSASSSQTSSKTASPFTPASSEPEPEPSLGAVSLTVDYNFPKKALVVTIVGARGLPAMDEQAGSSDPYVKMTILPEKKHRVKTRVLRKTLDPLFDETFTFYGVAYSSLPELTLHFLVLSFDRFARDDVIGEAVVPLKGVDPSTGRVHLSQQITKRNMQCESRGELLASLSYQPVSHRLSVVVLKARHLPKMDITGLSANPYVKVNVFYGRKRIAKKKTHVKKCTLNPVFNESFIYDIPPELLPEISVEFLVVDFDRTTKNEVLGRLLLGLHSPAPSGASHWREVCENPRRQISKWHNLSEY; encoded by the exons ATGGCGGACATGATCGAGCTGGGACCCGCCTACG ccaTGTCTCCGGTCCTGGCGGGCTTCCTGGGGGCCGGCGTTCTGGTTCTGGTTGTGGTGGTTCTGGTTCTGCTCTGGTCTTTCTGTCAGCGCCGTTACCTGCGCATCACCGGGCGCTACAAGCTGCACGGCGATCGTTACTGCGACGCTGAAGACCCCCCCTACAAGTTCATCCACATGCTGAAGGGCATCAGCATTTACCCAGAatccctcagcagcagcaaaaggATCGTGCGCGGCATCCGGCGCGCCGACCGCTCCGACCGTGACGGGGAGCGAGGCTGCCCCCCCGCTGCCGCAGGCAGGGGCATGGTGCTGGTGGACGCCGAGAACAACATCCTGGACGTCCCGGGACAGCTGCAGATGAGTCACCTGGTCCCCCCCGCCGGGTCGGGCCCCGCCCACGGCCAGGCCCGCCTGGAGCGGGCGCTGCCGGTCCGCGCCGATTACTGCTGCCTGGACAGCAGCTCggccagcagcagccagacCAGCAGCAAGACGGCGTCCCCCTTCACCCCCGCCTCCTCGGAGCCGGAGCCGGAGCCCAGCCTGGGCGCCGTCAGCCTCACCGTCGACTACAACTTCCCCAAGAAGGCCCTGGTGGTGACCATCGTCGGGGCCCGGGGCCTCCCCGCCATGGACGAGCAGGCGGGCAGCTCGGACCCGTACGTGAAGATGACCATCCTGCCGGAGAAGAAGCACCGCGTCAAGACCCGCGTGCTGAGGAAGACCCTGGACCCGCTGTTCGACGAGACCTTCACCTTCTACGGCGTGGCCTACAGCTCGCTGCCCGAGCTCACCCTGCACTTCCTGGTCCTCAGCTTTGACCGCTTCGCCCGCGATGATGTCATCGGGGAGGCCGTGGTGCCGCTGAAGGGCGTGGACCCGAGCACGGGCCGCGTCCACCTGAGCCAGCAGATCACCAAGAGGAACATGCAG tgtgagaGTCGCGGGGAGCTGCTGGCGTCTCTGTCCTACCAGCCGGTGTCTCATCGTCTCAGCGTGGTCGTCCTGAAGGCTCGACACCTCCCCAAGATGGACATCACCGGCCTGTCAGCGA ACCCCTACGTGAAGGTGAATGTCTTCTACGGCCGCAAGCGCATCGCCAAGAAGAAGACCCACGTGAAGAAGTGCACACTGAACCCGGTCTTCAACGAGTCCTTCATCTACGACATCCCACCCGAGCTGCTGCCCGAGATCTCTGTAGAGTTCCTGGTGGTCGACTTCGACCGGACCACCAAGAACGAGGTCCTGGGCCGCCTGCTGCTCGGCCTCCACAGCCCCGCCCCCTCTGGCGCCTCCCACTGGCGGGAGGTCTGCGAAAACCCCCGCCGGCAGATCTCCAAATGGCACAACCTGAGCGAGTACTGA
- the plin6 gene encoding perilipin 6, producing the protein MGFGEGDMSDHPKHEMSAVLRASRLPLVRSAVQSVTSAYSEVKGRYPLLRLMGGVAEVGVRSVSLVAMRQATPLLQSLEPQIEVANSFALGGLDRLERNFPILNQSTDEVMGHLKDALLLTLDDVQLWVVDGMDGALDQLERLSDATWSTVRLLQDTQVGRAATSGLDEVVTRLEDATSYYLPLPPTLRREWEMRVQEYEDEDEDEEPGLWTRVRSLLLNLSLQLYHRMMKVREQLQRAARTLGGAADAVGLGQVLELVGSLLQYLQGLLVALVYRAESLKELTLSGVKGQAVMLAELRPIRQIRELPAEIQQLLRDLQELSKILLQLVINATPLYNMLQQPSAQEVEDFLNQDDFSVESSSRRSSANTLFLKAMDGRTRRRRSLYSRATRGSGGPQNPEPPNGRRRSSVKDVPALEVEGLAVPSDGVMAHRRPSATDLLLAPLKQFVSQSQRAFEYLTPNAPDNAANATAPTDS; encoded by the exons ATGGG atTCGGTGAAGGAGACATGTCGGATCATCCAAAACATGAG ATGAGCGCAGTGCTCAGGGCCTCCCGTCTGCCTCTGGTTCGCTCAGCGGTGCAGTCGGTGACATCGGCGTACTCGGAGGTCAAAGGTCGCTACCCTCTGCTGCGTCTGATGGGGGGAGTGGCTGAGGTCGGGGTTCGCAGCGTCTCCCTCGTTGCTATGAGACAAGCCACGCCCCTCCTCCAGAGTCTGGAGCCGCAGA TTGAAGTCGCCAACAGTTTCGCTCTCGGTGGTCTCGACCGTCTGGAGAGAAACTTCCCGATTCTGAACCAATCGACAGACGAG GTGATGGGTCACCTGAAAGACGCCTTGCTCCTCACCCTGGATGACGTGCAGCTGTGGGTGGTGGACGGGATGGACGGAGCTCTGGATCAGCTGGAGCGTCTGTCCGACGCCACGTGGTCGACCGTTCGGCTTCTGCAGGACACTCAGGTGGGCCGGGCCGCGACGTCGGGGCTGGATGAGGTGGTGACCCGCCTGGAGGACGCCACCTCCTACTACCTGCCCCTCCCGCCCACGCTGC GTCGGGAGTGGGAGATGAGGGTGCAGGAGTACGAGGATGAAGACGAGGATGAGGAGCCCGGCCTATGGACGAGGGTCCGCAGCCTCCTGCTGAACCTCAGCCTGCAGCTTTACCACCGCATGATGAAGGTCAgggagcagctgcagagagccGCCAGGACGCTGGGGGGCGCTGCTGACGCG GTGGGTCTGGGTCAGGTCCTGGAGCTGGTTGGTTCGCTGCTGCAGTACCTGCAGGGCCTCCTGGTGGCGCTGGTGTACCGGGCCGAGAGTCTCAAAGAGCTGACCCTCagtggggtcaaaggtcaggcgGTCATGTTGGCAGAGCTGCGTCCCATCCGCCAGATCAGAGAGCTGCCGGCTGAGATCCAGCAGCTGCTCAGAGACCTGCAGGAACTCTCCAAGATCCTCCTGCAGCTGGTGATCAACGCCACGCCGCTCTACAACATG ctgcagcagccgtcTGCTCAGGAGGTCGAGGACTTCCTGAACCAGGACGACTTCTCGGTCGAAAGTTCGTCTCGTCGCAGCTCCGCTAACACCCTCTTCCTGAAGGCGATGGATGGCCGTACTCGCCGGCGCCGGAGTCTCTACTCCCGTGCCACCCGAGGGTCCGGGGGCCCCCAGAACCCCGAACCCCCCAACGGGCGCCGTCGCTCCAGCGTGAAGGACGTCCCGGCCCTGGAGGTGGAAGGCCTGGCAGTCCCTTCCGACGGCGTCATGGCCCATCGCCGACCGTCCGCCACCGACCTGCTGCTCGCTCCGCTCAAACAGTTCGTCTCCCAGAGCCAGAGGGCCTTCGAGTACCTGACCCCCAACGCCCCCGACAACGCCGCCAATGCCACGGCGCCCACCGACTCTTAA